In one window of Pseudooceanicola aestuarii DNA:
- a CDS encoding leucyl aminopeptidase family protein, which produces MTDTPMKFAATTKAAIPLHVVAAEALDDFLARQDDTARAWISASGFAGALKTGIAVPGPDGTPAMALIGHGDAAGRARGRFWLAGALHALPPGTYRIASGLAGAELEAEALGWLFGNYRFDRYARQSPARHLLIAPDGVDASRIETLAESEALTRDLVNTPAADMGPAELAAAAQALARDFGAACTVIEGQALLDQNFPMIHAVGRAATAARAPRLIDLRWGEAGPKLTLVGKGVCFDTGGLDLKPAASMGLMKKDMGGAANVLGLARSIMALKLPVQLRVLIPAVENAVSADAFRPQDILTSRAGLTVEINNTDAEGRLVLADALTYGAEEEPDLMLSMATLTGAARVAVGADLAPVFADDDAVFAAIDAAGRQGADPVWRMPFHDPYEALIEPGIADLDNAPKGGFGGAITAALFLRRFAGRQVRYTHFDVYSWSATAQPGRSQGGFGQGGRAVLGALPQILAL; this is translated from the coding sequence ATGACCGACACTCCGATGAAATTTGCCGCCACGACCAAGGCGGCGATCCCCCTGCATGTCGTCGCGGCCGAGGCGCTGGACGATTTCCTGGCCAGGCAGGACGATACGGCCCGCGCCTGGATTTCCGCCTCCGGCTTTGCTGGCGCGCTGAAAACCGGCATAGCGGTACCCGGCCCCGATGGCACGCCGGCCATGGCGCTGATCGGCCATGGCGATGCCGCTGGTCGCGCGCGGGGTCGGTTCTGGCTGGCCGGTGCGCTGCATGCCTTGCCTCCGGGCACCTACCGCATCGCCTCCGGGCTGGCGGGCGCGGAGCTGGAGGCGGAGGCTTTGGGCTGGCTGTTCGGCAATTACCGCTTTGACCGCTATGCCCGGCAGTCGCCGGCTCGCCACCTGCTGATCGCTCCTGACGGGGTTGATGCGTCCCGGATCGAAACCCTTGCCGAAAGCGAGGCGCTGACCCGCGACCTGGTCAATACCCCCGCCGCCGACATGGGGCCGGCTGAACTGGCCGCTGCCGCACAGGCCCTGGCCCGCGATTTCGGCGCCGCCTGCACGGTGATCGAGGGGCAGGCTCTGCTGGATCAGAATTTCCCCATGATCCATGCGGTGGGCCGCGCCGCGACCGCCGCGCGCGCGCCGCGTCTGATCGACCTGCGTTGGGGCGAGGCGGGCCCCAAGCTGACGTTGGTGGGCAAGGGGGTCTGCTTTGACACCGGCGGGCTGGACCTGAAACCCGCCGCCTCCATGGGGTTGATGAAAAAGGACATGGGCGGCGCGGCCAACGTTCTGGGCCTGGCGCGGTCGATCATGGCGCTGAAGCTGCCGGTGCAGCTGCGGGTGCTGATCCCGGCGGTGGAAAACGCCGTCTCGGCCGACGCGTTCCGCCCGCAGGATATCCTGACATCCCGCGCCGGACTGACGGTAGAGATCAACAACACCGATGCGGAAGGCCGGCTGGTTCTGGCGGATGCGCTGACCTATGGCGCGGAGGAAGAGCCGGATCTGATGCTCTCCATGGCGACGCTGACGGGCGCGGCCCGTGTGGCCGTGGGGGCGGATCTGGCGCCGGTCTTTGCAGATGACGATGCCGTATTCGCTGCGATCGACGCCGCCGGGCGGCAGGGCGCGGACCCGGTCTGGCGGATGCCGTTCCATGACCCCTACGAGGCGCTGATCGAACCGGGCATCGCCGATCTGGACAATGCGCCCAAGGGTGGGTTCGGCGGGGCGATCACCGCCGCGCTGTTCCTGCGCCGGTTCGCCGGTCGGCAGGTGCGCTACACCCATTTCGATGTCTACAGCTGGAGCGCGACGGCCCAGCCCGGGCGCAGCCAGGGCGGATTTGGCCAGGGTGGGCGGGCTGTGTTGGGCGCGCTGCCGCAGATCCTGGCGCTGTGA
- a CDS encoding C40 family peptidase: MDRRRFPANDRVALQGVADRAPGRHAVSGQAAQVVWPVADLCAAPGGARDRQLLLGAAVTVIELRGDHAFVQADADGYVGYLVQEALGPVATPTHRVITRATHAYAAPDLKSPDRMALPMGAAVAVTGVQNGFAATAVGHVPQGHLAPLHQPAADPVTVAERLLGTPYLWGGNSAYGIDCSGLVQAGLALCNLSAPGDSDMQATELGEALDMDAPLRRGDLLFWKGHVAWVADDRRILHANAHHMAVAFEDREQAIARIHAGGDGPVTARRRIAEITPPRG; this comes from the coding sequence GTGGATCGCCGTCGCTTTCCCGCCAATGATCGGGTGGCCTTGCAGGGGGTGGCCGATCGCGCGCCGGGCCGTCATGCGGTGTCGGGGCAGGCGGCGCAGGTGGTCTGGCCCGTGGCGGATCTTTGCGCCGCTCCGGGTGGCGCGCGGGATCGGCAGCTGCTGTTGGGCGCCGCCGTCACGGTGATTGAACTGCGGGGCGATCACGCCTTTGTCCAGGCGGATGCGGATGGCTATGTCGGCTATCTGGTGCAGGAGGCGCTCGGGCCCGTCGCGACGCCCACCCACAGGGTGATCACCCGCGCCACCCATGCCTATGCCGCGCCGGACCTGAAATCGCCGGATCGCATGGCCCTGCCCATGGGGGCGGCGGTGGCGGTGACGGGGGTGCAGAACGGATTTGCCGCCACGGCGGTGGGGCATGTGCCCCAAGGCCATCTGGCGCCGCTGCACCAGCCTGCCGCCGATCCGGTGACCGTGGCGGAACGCCTGCTGGGCACGCCTTATCTGTGGGGCGGGAATTCGGCTTACGGTATCGATTGTTCGGGGCTGGTGCAGGCGGGGCTGGCCCTGTGCAACCTGTCCGCGCCCGGCGACAGTGACATGCAGGCGACCGAGTTGGGCGAGGCCTTGGATATGGATGCGCCGTTGCGCCGGGGCGACCTGTTGTTCTGGAAGGGGCATGTCGCCTGGGTCGCCGATGACAGGCGGATCCTGCATGCCAATGCCCATCACATGGCCGTGGCCTTCGAGGATCGTGAACAGGCCATTGCCCGCATTCACGCGGGAGGCGACGGGCCGGTGACGGCGCGGCGGCGGATCGCGGAGATCACTCCACCGCGCGGATAA
- a CDS encoding DUF2794 domain-containing protein encodes MTVQPPTPFPQPAPVQTAFHRTELNVILSLYGRMVAAGEWRDYGISNLSDMAVFSVFRRTAEHPLYRIEKRPRLRNRQGQYSVVGMDGQILKRGHDLKTVLRVLERKLIRAVE; translated from the coding sequence ATGACCGTTCAGCCCCCCACCCCGTTCCCGCAGCCCGCCCCGGTTCAGACCGCGTTCCACCGGACCGAGCTGAACGTGATCCTTTCCCTTTATGGGCGCATGGTCGCCGCCGGAGAATGGCGCGACTACGGCATTTCCAACCTCAGCGACATGGCGGTGTTCTCGGTGTTTCGGCGCACGGCGGAACATCCCCTCTACCGGATCGAGAAACGCCCCCGCCTGCGCAACCGGCAGGGGCAATATTCCGTGGTCGGCATGGATGGTCAGATTCTCAAGCGCGGGCATGACCTGAAAACCGTCCTGCGCGTGCTGGAGCGCAAGCTTATCCGCGCGGTGGAGTGA
- the pcaF gene encoding 3-oxoadipyl-CoA thiolase gives MTEAFLCDGLRTPIGRYGGALSSVRPDDMLAHVMRELMARNPGVQVDEVFMGCANQAGEDNRNVARMSLLLAGLPDTVPGVTMNRLCGSGLDAVGTAARAVKTGEIELAIAGGVESMSRAPLVMPKADSAFSRRAEIYDTTIGWRFVNKAMHKQFGTDSMPETAENVAEQFDISREAQDAFALRSQTRALAAIESGRLAEEITPVTIPQRKGEAIVVDRDEHPRQTSLEKLAKLPTPFREGGSVTAGNASGVNDGAAALIVASAAAVEKYGLTPRARIAGMATAGVPPRIMGIGPAPATEKLLALTGHSIGDVDLIELNEAFAAQGLAVTRQLGLPDDADFVNPNGGAIALGHPLGMSGARLALTAGISMGHMGAKRAICTMCIGVGQGIALMLEAV, from the coding sequence ATGACCGAGGCATTCCTCTGCGACGGGCTGCGCACACCGATCGGACGCTATGGCGGGGCGCTGTCCTCGGTCCGGCCGGACGACATGCTGGCCCATGTGATGCGCGAGCTGATGGCCCGCAACCCCGGCGTCCAGGTGGACGAGGTCTTCATGGGCTGCGCCAACCAGGCGGGCGAAGACAATCGCAACGTGGCGCGCATGTCGCTGCTGCTGGCGGGCCTGCCCGACACGGTGCCGGGCGTGACGATGAACCGGCTGTGCGGCTCGGGGCTGGACGCGGTGGGCACCGCCGCCCGCGCCGTCAAGACCGGTGAGATCGAGCTGGCCATCGCGGGCGGTGTCGAATCCATGTCGCGCGCGCCGCTGGTGATGCCCAAGGCCGACAGCGCGTTCTCCCGCCGGGCAGAGATCTACGACACGACCATCGGCTGGCGCTTTGTGAACAAGGCGATGCACAAGCAGTTCGGCACCGATTCCATGCCCGAGACGGCGGAAAACGTGGCCGAGCAGTTCGACATCAGTCGCGAGGCGCAGGATGCCTTTGCGCTGCGGTCGCAAACGCGCGCGCTGGCGGCCATCGAATCTGGCCGCCTGGCGGAGGAGATCACCCCGGTGACGATCCCGCAGCGCAAGGGCGAGGCCATTGTCGTGGATCGGGACGAACATCCGCGCCAGACCTCTCTGGAAAAACTGGCCAAGTTGCCGACGCCCTTCCGCGAAGGCGGGTCGGTGACGGCGGGCAATGCCTCGGGCGTCAATGACGGCGCCGCCGCGCTGATCGTGGCATCTGCCGCGGCGGTGGAGAAATACGGCCTGACCCCGCGCGCGCGCATTGCCGGGATGGCCACGGCAGGCGTGCCGCCGCGCATCATGGGCATTGGCCCGGCGCCGGCGACGGAAAAGCTGTTGGCGCTGACCGGCCACAGCATCGGCGACGTCGATCTGATCGAGCTGAACGAGGCCTTTGCCGCGCAAGGGCTGGCCGTGACCCGGCAGCTGGGCCTGCCGGACGATGCGGATTTCGTGAACCCCAATGGCGGGGCGATTGCCTTGGGTCACCCGCTGGGCATGTCCGGCGCGCGGCTGGCGCTGACGGCGGGGATCTCCATGGGTCACATGGGGGCAAAGCGTGCGATCTGCACCATGTGCATCGGCGTCGGCCAGGGCATCGCCCTGATGCTGGAAGCCGTCTGA
- a CDS encoding alkane 1-monooxygenase: MSQPPALTDPRAIAPFLLSLAMVPLAVIGAVHGGWTVILLPAYGFVVFSILDAILGLNPDNADPDTDDADLIWYRAITMAWPAVQFVTLFWLIWYVARADHLGVWETLLLLYGVGTMTGAVGIVYAHELLHQRNRTERWLGDILLSMTLYSHFRTEHLLVHHVHVATPRDAVTARYNEGFFHYFWRVLRDCPRSAWRAEAHRLEKRGKSPFDRANPFWRYAALQGAMLVLALVLGGATGLVLFIIQAFFAVWMLELTNYVEHYGLTRKYLGNGKFEHVKPHHSWNAAHRATNWLLINLQRHSDHHYKPDRRFPLLQTHGPEQAPQLPHGYPRMATLAMVPPLWRRRMNPRVRKWRAMYYPEITDWTPYKAGRHAD; encoded by the coding sequence ATGTCCCAGCCCCCCGCCCTCACCGATCCCCGCGCCATCGCGCCGTTTCTGCTCTCGCTGGCGATGGTGCCACTGGCGGTGATCGGCGCCGTTCATGGCGGCTGGACGGTAATCCTGCTGCCCGCCTACGGCTTTGTCGTGTTCTCCATCCTGGACGCGATCCTTGGCCTGAACCCCGACAATGCCGATCCAGACACCGACGACGCCGATCTGATCTGGTACCGCGCCATCACCATGGCCTGGCCCGCGGTACAATTCGTGACGCTGTTCTGGCTGATCTGGTACGTCGCGCGCGCCGATCACCTGGGGGTCTGGGAAACGCTTCTGCTGCTTTACGGCGTCGGCACCATGACCGGCGCGGTGGGCATCGTCTACGCCCATGAGTTGCTGCACCAACGCAACCGGACAGAGCGGTGGCTGGGCGATATCCTGCTGTCCATGACGCTTTACTCGCATTTCCGTACCGAACACCTGCTGGTGCATCACGTCCATGTCGCCACCCCGCGCGACGCGGTCACCGCGCGCTACAACGAGGGGTTCTTTCACTATTTCTGGCGGGTGTTGCGGGACTGCCCCCGGTCCGCCTGGCGGGCAGAGGCGCACCGGCTGGAGAAACGCGGCAAATCGCCCTTTGACCGGGCCAATCCGTTCTGGCGCTATGCCGCGCTACAGGGGGCGATGCTGGTGCTGGCGCTGGTGCTGGGCGGGGCGACGGGGCTGGTGCTGTTCATCATTCAGGCGTTCTTTGCCGTCTGGATGCTGGAACTGACAAACTATGTCGAACATTACGGGCTGACGCGGAAATATCTGGGCAATGGAAAATTCGAACATGTCAAACCGCACCACAGCTGGAATGCCGCGCACAGGGCGACGAACTGGCTGCTGATCAACCTGCAACGCCATTCGGACCACCATTACAAGCCCGACCGCCGCTTTCCGCTGTTGCAGACCCATGGCCCGGAACAGGCGCCGCAGCTGCCGCATGGCTATCCCCGCATGGCCACGCTGGCGATGGTCCCGCCGCTGTGGCGCCGCCGGATGAACCCACGCGTACGCAAATGGCGGGCGATGTATTATCCAGAGATCACGGATTGGACGCCCTACAAGGCGGGGCGCCACGCCGATTGA
- a CDS encoding A/G-specific adenine glycosylase has protein sequence MRETARAAELLDWYDRNARQMPWRVGPAARQAGQRPDPYRVWLSEIMLQQTTVAAVRAYFTRFTTLWPTVADLAAAPDDRVMGEWAGLGYYARARNLLKCARVVVADHAGQFPDTRDGLIALPGIGPYTAAAIAAIAFDRAEAVLDGNVERVMARIHDLHTPLPTAKPALSALAAAHTPPGRPGDYAQAVMDLGATICTPRNPACGICPWMADCAARHAGTATQLPRKTPKKPKPVRQGLVYLGRRTDGAWLLERRPDRGLLGGMLAFPSTDWRETTPDPDPPAVARWRDPGAEVRHTFTHFHLRLSLRLADLPADCTPQRGFFAAPADFRPADLPTLMRKAFDLGQPTFVQD, from the coding sequence TTGCGTGAGACAGCGAGAGCGGCAGAGCTGCTGGACTGGTACGACCGCAACGCCCGCCAGATGCCGTGGCGCGTCGGCCCCGCCGCGCGGCAGGCCGGGCAGCGGCCGGATCCGTATCGCGTCTGGCTGTCGGAGATCATGCTGCAACAGACCACCGTGGCGGCGGTGCGGGCCTATTTCACCCGGTTCACCACGCTCTGGCCCACCGTGGCCGACCTGGCCGCCGCCCCGGATGACCGGGTGATGGGGGAATGGGCGGGCCTGGGTTATTACGCGCGCGCCCGCAACCTGCTGAAATGCGCGCGGGTGGTGGTGGCCGATCACGCCGGGCAGTTCCCGGATACCCGTGACGGGCTGATCGCCCTGCCCGGCATCGGCCCTTATACCGCAGCCGCGATCGCCGCCATCGCCTTTGACCGGGCAGAGGCGGTGCTGGACGGCAATGTCGAACGGGTGATGGCGCGGATCCACGACCTGCACACCCCCCTGCCCACCGCCAAACCCGCGCTGAGCGCCCTGGCCGCCGCCCATACGCCGCCAGGACGGCCGGGCGATTACGCCCAGGCGGTGATGGACCTGGGCGCCACGATCTGCACCCCGCGCAACCCCGCCTGCGGCATTTGCCCCTGGATGGCCGATTGCGCCGCCCGTCATGCCGGGACCGCCACCCAACTGCCCCGCAAGACACCCAAAAAGCCCAAGCCGGTACGCCAGGGGCTGGTCTACCTCGGCCGTCGCACCGATGGCGCCTGGCTGCTGGAGCGGCGCCCGGATCGCGGGCTGCTGGGCGGGATGCTGGCCTTCCCTTCCACGGATTGGCGTGAAACGACCCCCGATCCCGATCCGCCGGCCGTCGCCCGCTGGCGCGATCCCGGGGCGGAGGTGCGCCATACCTTCACCCATTTCCACCTGCGCCTGTCGCTGCGGCTGGCCGATCTTCCCGCCGATTGCACGCCGCAGCGCGGCTTTTTCGCCGCCCCCGCAGACTTCCGCCCCGCCGATCTGCCGACACTGATGCGCAAGGCATTTGACCTGGGCCAACCTACCTTCGTACAAGATTAG
- a CDS encoding DUF721 domain-containing protein has translation MPPRKTTTYGFARTSKLLEQRIRHAGESRGFAVSRLLTHWEEIVGPDIAAIARPVDVKYGRGQLGAALTLLTTGPNAPLLEMQKEQVRQKVNGCYGYNAIARIRVTQTAPTGFADGQADFQLRPTPRAPERPDPETTARAADVAQGVADTGLREALEALGRNVLRKT, from the coding sequence ATGCCTCCGCGCAAGACCACCACCTACGGCTTTGCCCGCACGTCCAAGCTGCTGGAACAGCGGATCCGGCACGCGGGCGAATCGCGGGGCTTTGCCGTGTCGCGCCTGCTGACCCATTGGGAGGAGATCGTCGGCCCCGACATTGCCGCCATCGCCCGCCCGGTGGATGTGAAATACGGTCGCGGCCAGCTGGGCGCGGCGCTGACACTGCTGACCACGGGGCCGAACGCGCCGCTGCTGGAGATGCAGAAGGAACAGGTGCGCCAGAAGGTCAACGGTTGCTACGGCTACAACGCCATCGCCCGGATTCGCGTCACCCAGACCGCGCCCACCGGGTTTGCCGACGGGCAGGCCGATTTCCAGCTGCGTCCGACGCCCCGTGCGCCGGAACGGCCGGACCCCGAAACCACCGCCCGTGCCGCCGATGTGGCGCAGGGCGTTGCCGACACCGGCCTGCGTGAGGCGCTTGAAGCTTTGGGCCGCAATGTTCTACGCAAGACCTGA
- a CDS encoding DsbA family protein, whose product MDRRTLLGGGTAAAAALLAAGGIYFGTTPRPVLAQAETGGDVDTSTINEMVLGDENAPVTMVEYASFTCPHCATFHQNVFKDLKADYIDTGKVRFIYRDVYFDRFGLWAALMARCDDGARFFGLADVIYAKQKEWLNGDSPAEIADNLRRIGKVAGMEDDTIEACLADQDKARTLVAWFQENAEEDDVTATPTLFVNGTKHSNMSYADLRDVLDAELNG is encoded by the coding sequence ATGGACCGCAGGACCCTACTCGGAGGCGGGACAGCCGCCGCCGCCGCCCTTCTCGCTGCTGGCGGGATCTACTTCGGCACGACCCCGCGTCCGGTTCTGGCCCAGGCCGAAACCGGGGGCGATGTCGATACCTCCACCATCAACGAGATGGTGCTGGGTGACGAGAACGCGCCAGTGACGATGGTGGAATACGCCTCCTTCACCTGCCCGCATTGCGCGACATTCCACCAGAATGTGTTCAAGGATCTGAAGGCCGATTACATCGACACCGGCAAGGTGCGGTTCATCTACCGTGACGTGTATTTCGACCGCTTCGGTCTGTGGGCCGCGCTGATGGCACGCTGCGACGATGGCGCGCGGTTCTTTGGCCTGGCCGATGTCATCTACGCCAAGCAGAAAGAATGGCTGAACGGTGACAGCCCTGCCGAGATCGCGGACAACCTGCGCCGCATCGGCAAGGTCGCCGGCATGGAAGACGACACGATCGAAGCCTGCCTGGCCGACCAGGACAAGGCCCGGACGCTGGTCGCCTGGTTCCAGGAGAACGCCGAAGAAGACGACGTGACCGCCACGCCGACCCTGTTCGTCAACGGAACCAAGCATTCCAACATGTCCTATGCCGATCTGCGGGACGTGCTGGATGCGGAACTGAACGGCTGA